The following is a genomic window from Staphylococcus capitis subsp. capitis.
AACAACGCTCGCAAGGCAGGTATTAATTCAATTAGCCTTGATTTAATGTATCATTTACCACAGCAATCATTAGAAGATTTTAAACAAAGTTTAGAATTAGCTTTAGAAATGGATATTGATCATATTTCGAGCTATGGTCTTATTCTTGAACCAAAAACTCAATTTTACAACATGTATAGAAAAGGACATTTAAAGCTTCCTAATGAGGATTTAGGGGCAGATATGTACCAATATTTGATGAAACGATTAGAGGATTCTAATTTAAATCAGTATGAGATTTCTAATTTCGGGAAAAAAGGTCACGAATCAACTCATAACAAAGTCTATTGGCTTAATGAAGAATATTATGGTTTTGGTGCAGGAGCAAGTGGTTATGTGGATGGTGTAAGATATACCAATCTCAATCCAGTTAATCATTATATTAAAGCTATTTATAACAATGAGGAACCTATACTTACAAAGAACACCCCAACTTTTGAAGAGAGAATGGAAGAGGAGATGTTTCTTGGCTTAAGAATGAACCAAGGTGTTAGCATATCAAGATTTAAGAGAAAATTTGGTATAAATATTGAAGAAGTATTTGGTCAAACAATTACGGATTTAATAAATAGAAATTTATTAGAAAATAAATGTGGTTATATATCATTAACTGAACGTGGTAAAGTCATTGGGAATGAGGTTTTTGAGGCTTTTTTACTCAACGTATAAAAAATTTGATATTTTAATGCTTTAACATTGACTTACTTTGACCTTTTTGATAAATTATAATTAGCACTTGAGAGAAAAGAGTGCTAATGAGGTGAAAACATGATTACAGAAAGACAATTAAGCATTCTTAATGCAATTGTTGAAGATTATGTTGATTTTGGACAACCGATTGGTTCTAAAACATTAATTCACCGACATAATTTAGAGGTAAGCCCAGCAACTATTAGAAATGAAATGAAACAGCTTGAAGATATGAACTTCATTGAGAAGACGCATACTTCATCTGGCAGGACTCCCTCAGAATTAGGTTTTAGATACTATGTCAATCGTTTATTAGAACAAACATCTCATCAAAATCAAAACAAAATTCAACGTTTAAATCAATTATTGATTGAGAATCACTATGATATTTCTACAGCATTGACATACTTTGCTAATGAACTATCTATGAAATCTCAATATGCAACGTTGGTTGTACGTCCAAATCACAATCAAGATATTATTAATAATATTCATTTGATTCAAGCCAATAGTCATTTGGTTATATTAGTTATGGTCTTTTCATCCGGACATGTCGAAAATATTCATGTTGTAACTCAAATACAACTTAATCATCTCAATCTAAACAGAATAGCTAACTTTTTAACTGTCCATTTCAATAAACATAACCAAGATATGCAACACGAGATTAAAAGTTTTGTTAATTCTAGTGATGAACAAGAGTTAGTAAATGAGATGATTGAATTAATTAATATTCATATTAATAATCAAAGTAATAGCATTTACATGGGTGGAAAGGTTAAACTTATTGATGCGTTAAACGAAACTAACGTATCATCGATTCAACCTATATTGCAGTACATTGAATCAAATAGAATAACTGAACTTTTAGATGATATTTCTACTTCTCAAATCAATGTTCGAATAGGAAAGGAAATTGATGAGAGCTTAAGTGA
Proteins encoded in this region:
- the hemW gene encoding radical SAM family heme chaperone HemW, with the protein product MTVKSAYIHIPFCVRICTYCDFNKYFIDKQPVDEYLDALIKEMQVENNRKLETMYVGGGTPTALNIVQLEKLLKAINNTFTIHGEYSFEANPDELTYEKVALLKKYGVNRISMGVQTFKPELLEILGRTHKTNDIYSAVNNARKAGINSISLDLMYHLPQQSLEDFKQSLELALEMDIDHISSYGLILEPKTQFYNMYRKGHLKLPNEDLGADMYQYLMKRLEDSNLNQYEISNFGKKGHESTHNKVYWLNEEYYGFGAGASGYVDGVRYTNLNPVNHYIKAIYNNEEPILTKNTPTFEERMEEEMFLGLRMNQGVSISRFKRKFGINIEEVFGQTITDLINRNLLENKCGYISLTERGKVIGNEVFEAFLLNV
- the hrcA gene encoding heat-inducible transcriptional repressor HrcA, giving the protein MITERQLSILNAIVEDYVDFGQPIGSKTLIHRHNLEVSPATIRNEMKQLEDMNFIEKTHTSSGRTPSELGFRYYVNRLLEQTSHQNQNKIQRLNQLLIENHYDISTALTYFANELSMKSQYATLVVRPNHNQDIINNIHLIQANSHLVILVMVFSSGHVENIHVVTQIQLNHLNLNRIANFLTVHFNKHNQDMQHEIKSFVNSSDEQELVNEMIELINIHINNQSNSIYMGGKVKLIDALNETNVSSIQPILQYIESNRITELLDDISTSQINVRIGKEIDESLSDISIVTSQYHVDESLKGQIAVIGPTAMHYQNVIQLLNQIW